A window of uncultured Litoreibacter sp. contains these coding sequences:
- the pgsA gene encoding CDP-diacylglycerol--glycerol-3-phosphate 3-phosphatidyltransferase produces MNWNIPNILTLLRLLAAPGVAIMFLYFTRPWADWFALVLFVLAALTDYVDGYLARAWKQESKFGAMLDPIADKAMVIIALLVITGFSGMNPWILLPATVIIFRETFVSGLREFLGDTAGLLKVTNLAKWKTTAQMVAIAVLFATGLFEHEFLDRTSGMDDATLTAIMTGAADDPLGLIWYSEAANLTFLIGTILLTIAAVLTLLTGFDYLRKAMPFLREDGNG; encoded by the coding sequence ATGAACTGGAACATTCCCAACATCCTGACCTTGCTGCGCCTGTTAGCAGCGCCCGGCGTGGCGATCATGTTTCTGTACTTTACCCGGCCTTGGGCTGACTGGTTCGCGTTGGTCCTCTTCGTGTTGGCTGCGCTGACGGATTATGTGGACGGCTACCTCGCGCGGGCTTGGAAACAAGAAAGCAAATTTGGCGCGATGCTAGACCCGATTGCGGATAAGGCGATGGTCATCATCGCCTTGCTGGTCATCACCGGGTTTTCGGGCATGAACCCGTGGATATTGCTGCCGGCCACTGTCATCATTTTCCGTGAGACATTCGTCTCCGGGCTGCGGGAGTTCTTGGGGGACACCGCGGGGTTGTTGAAGGTCACCAATCTGGCCAAATGGAAAACCACCGCGCAGATGGTTGCGATTGCGGTTTTGTTTGCCACCGGCCTCTTTGAGCACGAGTTTCTGGACCGCACCTCGGGCATGGATGACGCTACGCTGACGGCCATCATGACCGGTGCGGCGGACGACCCGCTGGGCCTGATTTGGTATTCCGAAGCGGCCAATCTGACCTTCCTGATTGGGACGATCCTTTTGACCATTGCTGCGGTGCTGACCTTGCTGACCGGCTTTGACTACCTGCGCAAGGCGATGCCGTTCCTTCGGGAGGACGGCAATGGTTGA
- a CDS encoding 16S rRNA (uracil(1498)-N(3))-methyltransferase — MADAKIRLFVEHPLATGNSVPVDRDQANYLFNVMRLGVGAHILLFNGVDGEFLAEVADAGKRRGILAVKDQTKPLQMPPDLWLLFAPIKKARTDFIVEKAAEMGAARILPVTTRYTNSDRVRRDKLQAHAMEAAEQCGGTYVPEVAEIAKLGAVLDTWPADRQMMFCDEARVGAAETLATATKGKWAILIGPEGGFSDEERERLHAMPQTTPISLGPRILRADTAAVAALTVWQQALGDWQ; from the coding sequence ATGGCGGATGCGAAGATCAGATTGTTTGTAGAACACCCATTGGCGACCGGCAATTCGGTTCCCGTCGATCGTGATCAAGCCAACTACCTGTTCAACGTCATGCGTTTGGGCGTCGGAGCCCATATTTTGCTGTTCAACGGCGTGGATGGAGAGTTCCTGGCCGAGGTCGCCGATGCGGGGAAACGTCGCGGCATTCTCGCCGTCAAAGACCAGACCAAGCCGCTGCAAATGCCCCCCGACCTCTGGCTGCTCTTTGCGCCCATCAAAAAGGCCCGCACCGACTTCATCGTCGAGAAAGCTGCCGAGATGGGGGCTGCCCGCATCCTGCCCGTCACCACCCGCTACACCAATTCCGACCGTGTGCGTCGCGACAAGCTGCAGGCCCACGCCATGGAAGCGGCCGAGCAATGCGGCGGCACTTATGTGCCGGAAGTGGCTGAAATCGCCAAGCTGGGCGCGGTGCTCGACACGTGGCCTGCCGACCGCCAAATGATGTTCTGCGACGAGGCCCGCGTGGGTGCGGCTGAGACCCTCGCCACTGCCACCAAAGGGAAATGGGCCATCCTAATTGGCCCCGAAGGCGGCTTTTCCGACGAAGAACGCGAGCGCCTGCACGCCATGCCCCAAACGACTCCCATCAGCCTCGGCCCCCGCATCCTGCGCGCCGACACCGCTGCGGTCGCCGCGCTCACCGTCTGGCAACAAGCGTTAGGGGATTGGCAATGA
- a CDS encoding DUF805 domain-containing protein, with protein sequence MGPLAATQSVLRNYATMSGRATRSEYWWWGLVQGLILLSLCTIAAAAVEPTGPTTLAMVAGGAAFVFMLATLVPNICVMVRRLHDTGRSGAWYFITFVPVIGGIWFLVLMLLGSEDRPNIYGGPPNSDGSTPSGPISTRAPSDDIYSREDVSNAYVAAYTTDPRAAAMRKAVANGEEVGADFAAQRKAEISDYYKRNVLGGAKSGAPEHS encoded by the coding sequence ATGGGCCCTCTTGCCGCGACACAATCAGTGCTACGAAACTACGCAACCATGTCAGGCCGCGCGACGCGGTCGGAATATTGGTGGTGGGGGCTGGTGCAGGGCCTGATCCTGCTGTCGCTGTGCACAATCGCGGCCGCCGCGGTCGAACCTACCGGTCCAACCACATTGGCAATGGTCGCGGGCGGCGCGGCATTTGTCTTCATGCTCGCAACCCTTGTGCCCAACATCTGCGTCATGGTGCGCCGGCTGCATGACACCGGCCGGTCCGGCGCATGGTATTTCATCACGTTTGTCCCTGTTATCGGCGGGATCTGGTTTCTGGTCCTGATGTTGCTTGGGTCTGAAGACCGCCCCAACATTTATGGCGGTCCACCGAATTCGGACGGCTCGACGCCGTCAGGTCCGATCAGCACCCGCGCGCCGTCAGACGATATTTACAGCCGGGAGGACGTGTCCAACGCCTATGTCGCGGCCTACACCACCGACCCGCGCGCTGCCGCCATGCGCAAAGCCGTTGCGAATGGTGAGGAAGTGGGCGCGGATTTTGCCGCGCAACGCAAGGCCGAGATCAGCGACTACTACAAACGCAATGTTCTGGGCGGCGCAAAATCAGGAGCACCGGAGCACAGCTAA
- a CDS encoding DUF805 domain-containing protein, with protein MSFGTAVKICLSKFVTVSGRASRSEFWWFFLFYNLVSLAGFIIVIVTLDENGEGGTVWPFFVAMLILLPPMLAVTARRLHDKGITAWAVLISFVPFGSFALLILCALAGDEEENIYGPPPIRDGDTVVYTKSNIPNVRDND; from the coding sequence ATGAGCTTCGGCACCGCTGTTAAGATTTGCTTAAGCAAATTTGTCACCGTCTCCGGTCGGGCATCGCGATCGGAGTTTTGGTGGTTCTTCCTGTTCTACAATCTGGTCTCTCTGGCGGGCTTCATCATTGTCATTGTCACCCTTGACGAGAACGGCGAAGGCGGCACGGTCTGGCCCTTTTTTGTGGCAATGTTGATATTGCTGCCGCCTATGCTTGCGGTGACCGCGCGCAGGTTGCATGACAAAGGCATCACGGCTTGGGCGGTCTTGATTAGCTTTGTCCCATTCGGATCGTTCGCGCTGCTTATTCTCTGTGCCTTGGCCGGAGACGAGGAAGAGAACATCTACGGCCCGCCGCCAATTCGCGACGGCGACACCGTGGTTTACACAAAGTCAAACATTCCAAACGTTCGCGATAACGATTGA
- the ubiA gene encoding 4-hydroxybenzoate octaprenyltransferase, translated as MTETAETPEAPDVDGRVADAVPENWVDTLAPAWTRPYLRLSRADRPIGTWLLLLPCWWGVLLAAASTSFKLFDLWIILGCALGAFLMRGAGCTWNDITDRDFDAQVARTKSRPIPSGQVSTKQALVWLGIQTGIAACILFTFNWATVGLGILALLPVAVYPFAKRFTWWPQVFLGLAFNWGALLAWTAHTGSLGWPPVILYVAGISWTLFYDTIYAHQDKEDDALIGVKSTARLFGENTQPWLRGFLIAAVLLLGVAVIAAMVPAQANVLALVLALAGAWGFGWHMLWQLRQLDTEDADNCLQLFRSNRDAGLIPAVFLAAAALL; from the coding sequence ATGACCGAGACTGCTGAAACGCCAGAGGCCCCGGATGTCGATGGTCGGGTTGCCGATGCAGTTCCCGAAAACTGGGTGGACACGCTTGCCCCGGCCTGGACCCGACCCTATCTGCGGCTGAGCCGCGCGGATCGCCCGATTGGCACGTGGTTGCTGTTGCTGCCGTGCTGGTGGGGCGTGTTGCTGGCAGCGGCGTCAACTTCGTTCAAACTGTTTGATCTGTGGATCATTTTGGGCTGCGCGCTTGGCGCATTCCTGATGCGTGGCGCGGGGTGTACGTGGAACGACATCACCGACCGGGATTTTGACGCGCAGGTGGCGCGCACCAAGTCGCGGCCTATTCCGTCGGGGCAGGTGAGCACCAAACAGGCCTTGGTCTGGCTGGGCATCCAAACGGGCATAGCCGCCTGCATCCTGTTTACCTTTAACTGGGCCACGGTGGGACTTGGCATATTGGCGCTGCTGCCGGTCGCGGTTTACCCGTTTGCCAAGCGGTTCACGTGGTGGCCGCAGGTGTTTTTGGGGCTAGCCTTCAACTGGGGCGCGTTGCTGGCCTGGACCGCGCATACCGGGTCTTTGGGATGGCCGCCGGTGATTTTGTACGTGGCGGGGATCAGCTGGACGCTGTTTTACGACACCATCTACGCCCATCAGGACAAGGAAGACGACGCGTTGATCGGGGTGAAGTCCACGGCGCGCCTGTTTGGCGAGAACACGCAGCCTTGGCTGCGGGGCTTCCTGATTGCCGCCGTCCTGCTGCTTGGCGTAGCGGTCATTGCCGCGATGGTGCCTGCTCAAGCGAATGTGTTGGCGCTGGTGCTGGCCCTTGCTGGCGCGTGGGGGTTCGGCTGGCATATGCTGTGGCAGCTGCGCCAACTGGACACCGAGGACGCGGACAATTGCCTGCAATTGTTTCGCTCCAACCGCGACGCTGGGCTGATTCCCGCCGTGTTTCTTGCCGCAGCGGCGCTGCTTTGA
- a CDS encoding DMT family transporter: protein MPRLSAATLAPLTALIAVTLFSMNDVLMKLFSDGYALHQIVLVRSIMGFVLTVLVMAPLAGGFHLLRTKRLGVHMARAACVFFANMMFFLGLAGLPLADAVALFFVSPFIITIFSVIFLGETVGPRRWIAVALGMLGVLIVLRPGTSAFQVASLFPIAAAFGYAGLHILTRYMRDTENAVSMTFYIQVMFLGMSGVLGLWMGDGRFETDTPEALVFLVRPWVMPEVSHILMMLVLGVFASVGGYCISQAYRLGEAALVAPFEYLALPLGVLWGILVFGEWPDVMAWLGIGLILASGLYTVWRENKVLKDEMEAKNLRT from the coding sequence ATGCCTCGCCTAAGCGCCGCCACCCTTGCCCCCCTGACCGCGCTGATCGCGGTCACCTTGTTTTCAATGAACGATGTGCTGATGAAGTTATTCAGCGACGGCTATGCGCTGCATCAGATTGTGTTGGTCCGCTCGATCATGGGGTTCGTGTTGACCGTGCTGGTCATGGCCCCTTTGGCCGGCGGATTTCACTTGCTGCGCACCAAACGGCTGGGTGTGCACATGGCGCGCGCGGCCTGCGTGTTTTTCGCCAACATGATGTTCTTCTTGGGCCTGGCCGGATTGCCCTTGGCAGACGCCGTGGCCCTGTTCTTCGTCAGCCCGTTCATCATCACCATATTCTCGGTCATCTTTCTGGGGGAAACGGTGGGGCCGCGCCGCTGGATCGCCGTGGCGCTGGGGATGCTGGGCGTGTTGATCGTGCTGCGCCCGGGCACGTCAGCGTTTCAGGTCGCGTCACTGTTTCCCATCGCCGCGGCCTTCGGCTACGCCGGGCTACACATCCTTACCCGCTACATGCGCGACACCGAAAACGCAGTGTCGATGACCTTCTATATCCAGGTCATGTTTCTGGGGATGAGTGGCGTGCTGGGGTTGTGGATGGGAGACGGGAGATTTGAGACCGACACCCCGGAAGCGTTGGTTTTCCTTGTCCGGCCTTGGGTGATGCCGGAGGTTTCCCATATTCTCATGATGCTGGTGCTGGGCGTTTTCGCGTCGGTCGGCGGCTATTGCATTTCGCAGGCTTACCGGCTGGGAGAGGCTGCACTGGTCGCCCCATTTGAATATCTTGCGCTGCCACTGGGGGTTTTGTGGGGCATCCTGGTCTTCGGCGAGTGGCCTGACGTCATGGCATGGCTCGGTATCGGCCTGATCCTGGCATCGGGGCTGTACACGGTATGGCGGGAGAACAAGGTGCTGAAAGACGAGATGGAGGCCAAAAACCTGCGGACTTAG
- a CDS encoding BLUF domain-containing protein gives MICVVYSSVASDFVDEEDVQKILTRAEVHNAKTGITGALVYDGRRFCQLLEGNDDAVTSMFDDIMKDARHGDIKVMAQMEVADRRFPSWAMLRVEEPEFQTMLEGLAIRPD, from the coding sequence ATGATTTGCGTGGTTTATTCCAGCGTCGCCAGCGATTTTGTCGATGAGGAGGACGTGCAAAAGATCCTCACCCGGGCCGAGGTCCACAACGCCAAAACCGGGATCACGGGTGCTTTGGTCTATGACGGGCGCAGATTCTGCCAGTTGCTGGAGGGGAACGATGATGCCGTCACAAGCATGTTTGACGACATCATGAAGGATGCGCGCCATGGCGACATCAAAGTGATGGCGCAGATGGAGGTCGCGGACCGAAGGTTTCCCAGTTGGGCCATGCTGCGGGTCGAGGAGCCCGAATTTCAGACCATGCTAGAGGGGTTGGCGATCAGGCCTGATTGA
- a CDS encoding DUF1775 domain-containing protein, giving the protein MKRILFAAAAALSTTLPAFSHATLEVKQAELNSTYKAVMRIGHGCNGQATLKVRITIPEGVISVKPMPKAGWELTTIRGDYAKTYDYYGPKSEGVKEIIWTGSLEDQHYDEFVFRGRITDAFEDGQTIHFPTVQECADGSNDWVEIPAEGQDPHDLDGPAPALLLNAGGHAHH; this is encoded by the coding sequence ATGAAGCGTATTCTTTTCGCTGCCGCGGCAGCCCTTTCGACGACTTTGCCCGCCTTTTCGCATGCCACATTGGAGGTCAAACAAGCGGAGCTGAATTCCACCTACAAAGCGGTCATGCGCATTGGCCATGGTTGCAACGGCCAAGCCACCCTGAAGGTGCGCATCACGATCCCGGAGGGCGTGATTTCGGTGAAACCTATGCCCAAGGCCGGGTGGGAGCTGACGACAATACGTGGCGATTACGCCAAAACCTATGACTATTACGGCCCCAAATCCGAGGGTGTGAAGGAGATCATCTGGACCGGCTCACTTGAGGACCAGCACTACGACGAATTCGTGTTTCGGGGGCGCATCACCGACGCCTTTGAAGACGGGCAGACGATCCATTTCCCCACTGTGCAGGAATGCGCTGATGGCTCGAATGACTGGGTGGAAATCCCCGCCGAGGGGCAAGATCCGCATGATCTGGACGGGCCGGCCCCGGCCTTGCTGCTGAACGCTGGCGGCCATGCGCATCACTAG
- a CDS encoding DUF805 domain-containing protein: MDMLSHLSTAYSKLFMPSGRACRAEFWTIYAANLVILLICLQLAMQASGTASIVFSVIGIAAVTLGNLTAAARRLHDTNRTGWWIASTILPFMAFVVIFFLMQRGVSGPTRFDAHADPYTHPPQDLRPA, translated from the coding sequence ATGGACATGTTGTCCCATCTATCGACCGCCTATTCCAAACTATTCATGCCGAGCGGGCGCGCCTGCCGCGCCGAATTTTGGACGATCTATGCCGCAAATCTTGTGATCCTGCTGATCTGTTTGCAATTGGCCATGCAGGCGTCAGGTACGGCCAGCATTGTGTTTTCGGTCATCGGCATTGCCGCTGTGACCCTTGGCAACCTGACCGCAGCGGCACGGCGGCTGCACGACACCAACCGCACCGGCTGGTGGATCGCCTCGACGATCCTGCCTTTCATGGCATTTGTGGTGATCTTCTTTCTGATGCAGCGCGGGGTGAGCGGCCCCACCCGCTTTGACGCGCACGCAGACCCGTACACCCACCCGCCGCAGGACCTGCGCCCAGCCTAG
- a CDS encoding glutamate--cysteine ligase, with product MSIPQSGGGPITDHSQLAGYLADGCKPKEDWRIGTEHEKFGFCQDSLLPLPYDGERSIKAILEGLRDEFGWQPVNEGDKIVGLVKDGANVSLEPGGQLELSGAPLETIHETCDEVNTHLVEVQTVADRIGAKFIGLGAAPEWTHEQMPLMPKGRYKLMDAYMGTVGTHGTQMMRRTCTVQVNLDFSSEADMVKKMRVAVALQPVATALFANSPFFEGKVNGHKSWRSRVWRGLDDARTGMIPFIFDEGFGFEAWTQWVLDVPMYFVYRDGKYIDALGQSFRDFLKGELPALPGETPTLSDWADHLTTVFPEARVKKFIEMRGADGGPWRRLCALPAFWVGLTYDQTALDAAWDLVKGWDAETRQALLVASSEQGLQAEVNGIKMHHLASEVVDIAEAGLKNRARPGAGGLVPDETHFLNALKDSIASGETPADELLRRYNTDWDGDISNIYDAYKY from the coding sequence ATGTCCATCCCTCAATCCGGCGGCGGCCCGATCACAGACCATTCCCAACTGGCGGGCTATCTGGCGGACGGCTGCAAGCCCAAGGAAGACTGGCGCATCGGCACGGAGCACGAGAAATTCGGCTTCTGTCAGGATAGCCTGCTGCCGCTGCCCTATGACGGCGAACGGTCAATCAAGGCCATCCTCGAAGGACTGCGCGACGAATTTGGCTGGCAGCCCGTCAACGAAGGCGACAAGATCGTGGGCCTCGTCAAAGACGGGGCAAACGTGTCGCTCGAACCTGGCGGGCAGCTGGAACTGTCCGGCGCGCCGCTGGAAACCATCCACGAGACCTGCGACGAGGTGAACACTCACCTGGTCGAGGTGCAAACCGTGGCCGACCGCATCGGCGCGAAATTCATTGGTCTGGGTGCGGCCCCTGAATGGACCCATGAGCAAATGCCGCTGATGCCCAAAGGCCGCTACAAGCTGATGGACGCCTATATGGGCACCGTCGGCACGCATGGCACGCAGATGATGCGGCGGACTTGTACGGTGCAGGTGAACCTCGACTTCAGTTCCGAGGCCGACATGGTCAAAAAGATGCGCGTCGCCGTGGCCCTGCAGCCCGTTGCGACCGCGCTTTTCGCTAACTCGCCCTTCTTTGAAGGCAAGGTGAATGGCCACAAGTCATGGCGCTCCCGCGTCTGGCGCGGCTTGGATGATGCGCGCACCGGCATGATCCCGTTCATCTTTGACGAAGGCTTCGGGTTCGAGGCGTGGACCCAATGGGTGCTGGATGTGCCAATGTATTTTGTCTACCGCGACGGCAAATATATCGACGCGTTGGGCCAGTCCTTCCGCGACTTCCTCAAAGGGGAGCTGCCCGCGCTGCCTGGCGAGACGCCGACCTTGTCGGATTGGGCCGATCACCTGACCACCGTCTTCCCCGAGGCGCGGGTCAAGAAATTCATCGAAATGCGCGGGGCCGATGGTGGCCCGTGGCGCAGGCTCTGCGCGCTGCCTGCATTCTGGGTCGGGCTGACCTATGACCAAACCGCGCTCGACGCCGCTTGGGACCTCGTCAAAGGCTGGGACGCCGAGACGCGTCAGGCCCTGTTGGTCGCGTCATCCGAGCAAGGCCTGCAAGCCGAAGTGAACGGCATAAAAATGCACCACCTCGCGAGCGAGGTGGTCGACATCGCCGAGGCCGGCCTCAAAAACCGCGCCAGGCCCGGTGCAGGCGGACTGGTCCCGGACGAAACGCATTTCCTGAACGCCCTGAAAGACAGTATCGCATCAGGCGAAACCCCAGCTGACGAGCTATTGCGCCGCTACAACACGGATTGGGATGGCGACATCTCCAATATCTACGACGCCTACAAATACTAG
- a CDS encoding OmpA family protein produces the protein MKLKTIAAFLMGILMSIGGAYLAVGWIESRSEDVVRATLIDGGHEWAEVNVDGLQVLLNGTAPDEATRFRIVSAVGRVVDPDRIVDDMGVRASEQITPPTFTVEMLRNGDGVSLIGLIPAEAGRDAFTRTIEGLPGMTSVTDMLETAAFPTPRGWEAAIDFATQALDDLPRSKISVSANRVMVTAISNSPEDKRRIEADLARKAPSSVQLVMNITAPRPVISPFTLRFQLDGDQASFDACSADTRESRNAILTSAASVGTLPERPTCAIGLGVPSPNWAKAVDIAMKGLKEMGGGSLTFSDADISLVALDSTSQATFDRVVGDLDATLPDVFSLHAVLPEKVVVDETTPEFVATHSPEGSLQLRGRLPNDGVETIVNSFARAQFGSNNVYLATRDDPSLPANWPVRVLAALEALAILESGAVVVQEDFLEIRGVSGKKNASDLVSRLLAEKLQDASNFEISIRYDELLDRTLDIPTPEECVERINSILAAGKIAFDPSSADISDSASPTVDAIAEIAKQCDRVQMEIGGHTDSQGREIMNEELSQQRADAVLIALQSRRVRTGNFSAKGYGEAIPIASNDTEAGREANRRIEFKLLTDARAAATDNAADEADEETAAEDTPAEETEATSEQN, from the coding sequence ATGAAACTCAAGACCATAGCTGCCTTTCTTATGGGTATCCTGATGTCAATCGGCGGCGCCTATTTGGCTGTTGGTTGGATCGAGTCGCGATCCGAGGACGTGGTCCGCGCCACATTGATTGATGGCGGTCATGAATGGGCCGAGGTCAACGTTGACGGCTTGCAGGTGCTGCTAAACGGCACCGCCCCGGACGAGGCCACACGGTTTCGCATCGTCAGCGCGGTTGGCCGTGTGGTGGACCCCGACCGGATCGTGGACGACATGGGGGTGCGCGCCTCCGAGCAAATCACCCCGCCAACCTTCACCGTCGAGATGTTGCGCAACGGTGACGGCGTGTCCCTAATCGGGTTGATCCCCGCCGAAGCGGGCCGCGACGCCTTTACCCGCACCATCGAAGGCCTGCCGGGCATGACATCGGTGACGGACATGTTGGAAACTGCGGCGTTCCCCACCCCGCGCGGCTGGGAAGCGGCAATCGATTTTGCCACGCAGGCGCTGGACGACCTGCCGCGCTCCAAAATTTCTGTGTCTGCCAACCGGGTCATGGTCACGGCAATCAGCAACAGCCCCGAAGACAAGCGCCGTATCGAGGCGGATCTGGCCCGCAAAGCGCCATCATCCGTGCAGCTGGTGATGAACATCACCGCCCCTCGCCCAGTGATCAGCCCTTTCACCCTGCGCTTCCAGCTTGATGGTGACCAAGCGTCCTTCGACGCCTGCTCTGCCGATACGCGCGAAAGTCGCAACGCAATCCTGACCTCCGCCGCATCTGTTGGCACTTTGCCAGAGCGCCCAACCTGCGCCATTGGGCTTGGCGTGCCGTCGCCCAACTGGGCCAAGGCCGTCGATATTGCGATGAAAGGCCTCAAGGAAATGGGCGGCGGGTCGCTGACCTTCTCGGATGCCGATATTTCGCTGGTCGCGCTGGACAGCACGTCACAGGCGACGTTTGACCGTGTCGTGGGCGATCTGGACGCCACGCTGCCGGATGTGTTTTCCCTTCACGCAGTCCTGCCGGAAAAAGTCGTGGTGGACGAAACCACGCCGGAATTTGTGGCAACGCATAGCCCCGAAGGGTCGTTGCAGCTGCGCGGACGACTGCCCAATGACGGGGTGGAAACGATCGTGAATTCCTTCGCGCGGGCCCAATTTGGCAGCAACAACGTCTACCTTGCAACCCGTGACGACCCAAGCCTGCCGGCGAACTGGCCCGTGCGAGTTCTGGCAGCGCTGGAGGCGCTCGCAATTTTGGAAAGCGGCGCGGTTGTGGTACAAGAGGACTTTCTTGAGATCCGCGGTGTCAGCGGCAAAAAGAACGCCTCGGATTTGGTGTCCCGGCTGCTGGCGGAAAAGTTGCAGGACGCCTCCAACTTCGAGATCAGCATACGTTATGACGAGCTGCTTGACCGCACGCTGGATATCCCGACGCCCGAAGAATGCGTGGAGCGGATCAATTCCATTCTGGCGGCTGGCAAGATTGCTTTTGATCCTTCCTCTGCAGATATCTCCGACAGCGCGTCACCCACGGTTGACGCCATTGCCGAGATCGCCAAGCAATGTGACCGCGTCCAGATGGAGATCGGCGGCCATACCGACAGCCAGGGCCGTGAGATCATGAACGAGGAACTCAGCCAGCAACGCGCCGACGCGGTTTTGATTGCCTTGCAATCGCGCCGCGTGCGCACCGGCAACTTTTCTGCCAAAGGCTATGGAGAGGCAATCCCAATCGCCTCCAACGACACTGAAGCGGGGCGCGAAGCCAACCGCCGGATTGAGTTCAAGCTGTTGACAGACGCGCGGGCTGCCGCCACAGACAACGCAGCGGACGAGGCTGACGAAGAGACCGCCGCCGAGGACACGCCCGCAGAAGAGACAGAGGCCACAAGTGAACAGAACTGA
- a CDS encoding molybdenum cofactor biosynthesis protein MoaE has translation MTVRVQSDPFDAGAELNAFSKTSTDVGAVVSFTGLVRDVPGGLQTMEIEHYPAMTQSAIERIVAEAESRWALADSLVIHRHGKLQAGDTIMMVATASKHRADAFAAADFLMDYLKSRAPFWKKETTGEGASWVAGKDEDEDALKRW, from the coding sequence ATGACGGTGCGCGTGCAATCCGACCCGTTCGATGCCGGCGCAGAGCTGAACGCGTTTTCCAAGACCAGCACCGATGTCGGCGCGGTGGTCAGTTTTACCGGGCTGGTGCGTGACGTCCCGGGCGGTCTGCAAACCATGGAGATCGAGCATTACCCCGCCATGACCCAATCCGCGATTGAACGCATCGTGGCCGAGGCTGAAAGCCGCTGGGCGCTCGCCGATAGTTTGGTCATTCATCGCCACGGAAAATTGCAGGCAGGGGACACGATCATGATGGTCGCCACGGCGTCCAAGCATCGCGCCGATGCCTTCGCGGCGGCGGACTTCCTGATGGACTACCTCAAGTCACGCGCCCCGTTCTGGAAGAAGGAAACCACCGGAGAGGGCGCGTCTTGGGTTGCGGGAAAGGACGAGGACGAGGATGCGTTGAAGCGCTGGTAA
- the moaD gene encoding molybdopterin converting factor subunit 1, producing the protein MVEVLYFAWVRERIGLPKERLDTTAATVMDLVEELRAREERYAVAFSDISALKVALDQELADFNAPLEGVREVAFFPPMTGG; encoded by the coding sequence ATGGTTGAGGTGCTCTACTTCGCTTGGGTTCGGGAACGCATCGGGCTTCCAAAGGAACGGCTCGACACCACTGCCGCCACAGTGATGGATCTGGTCGAAGAGCTGCGCGCCCGCGAAGAACGCTACGCGGTCGCCTTCTCCGATATTTCCGCCCTGAAGGTGGCGCTGGACCAAGAGCTGGCCGATTTCAACGCGCCGCTTGAAGGTGTTCGCGAGGTGGCGTTCTTTCCGCCCATGACGGGCGGGTAG